In a single window of the Amycolatopsis sp. cg5 genome:
- a CDS encoding AAA family ATPase, which produces MSAPQITLTARHNPSVLDSRRGVVRLHPEVLDALGLREWDAVRLTGARVSAALAAPSEDTGVPGIVLLDDITMSNLGVAEGAELVITPAEVQAARTVTVSGSRLASASLSPSTLRLALIGKVLTVGDAVSLLPQDLTPVPGSDVSAVRGQLSRMIGMTWTNELLTVTATDPGGPVAVGPSTVVSWRDGARTGDTPAPARTGTTVVRTTQRVSTDDFIDAEIVEEESLEELTESVPPLADLAGSESAARKLSEWFDLAFHRPELLAKLGTSGRLGVLLSGPEGVGKSTLVRAVAKSEDVRVVSLAAPSIAVLEPNAAAGRIGDAIGRATDGEGPAVLLITDIDALLPSNQPPPLATVVLDELQKALGRKDFALVATTAKAESVDPRLRGADLLDRELGLPLPDAKVRTELLRILLRDVPLEPGTDVGVLAEKTPGFVVADLVALRRDAALRAALRQRDVDEPRIAQQDLLDALATVRPISMSTSDNLATGGLTLDDVGDMTEVKQSLTEAVLWPLRYPDSFARLGVDPPRGVLLYGPPGGGKTYLVRALAGTGALNVFAVKGAELMDKWVGESERAVRELFRRAAEAAPSLIFLDEIDALAPRRGQSSDSGVSDRVVAALLTELDGVEPMREVVVLGATNRPELVDPALLRPGRLERLVYVPPPDAEARAAILRASSKNTPLASDVDLDEIASTLDRYSAADCAALIREAALTAMRESLEAAEVTAAHLAKARDAVRPSLDPAQLASLEAYAKNRAE; this is translated from the coding sequence GTGAGCGCACCCCAGATCACGCTGACCGCCCGCCACAACCCGTCCGTGCTCGACTCCCGCCGCGGGGTCGTCCGGCTGCATCCCGAGGTGCTCGACGCCTTGGGCCTGCGCGAGTGGGACGCGGTGCGCCTCACCGGCGCGCGGGTCAGCGCCGCGCTGGCCGCGCCGTCCGAGGACACCGGAGTGCCCGGGATCGTGCTGCTGGACGACATCACGATGTCCAACCTCGGCGTGGCCGAGGGCGCGGAGCTCGTGATCACCCCGGCCGAGGTGCAGGCGGCGCGTACGGTCACCGTCTCCGGCTCGCGACTGGCGAGTGCCTCGCTCTCGCCGAGCACGCTGCGGCTGGCGCTGATCGGCAAGGTGCTGACCGTCGGGGACGCGGTTTCCCTGCTGCCGCAGGACCTCACGCCGGTGCCCGGCTCCGACGTGTCCGCGGTGCGCGGGCAGCTGTCGCGGATGATCGGGATGACCTGGACCAACGAACTGCTGACGGTCACCGCGACCGACCCCGGCGGCCCGGTCGCGGTCGGACCGTCCACTGTGGTCAGCTGGCGTGACGGCGCGCGCACCGGCGACACCCCGGCGCCCGCCCGCACCGGGACGACCGTGGTGCGCACGACGCAGCGGGTGTCCACCGACGATTTCATCGACGCCGAGATCGTCGAGGAGGAAAGCCTGGAGGAACTGACCGAGTCCGTGCCGCCTTTGGCCGACCTCGCCGGCTCGGAGTCCGCGGCGCGCAAGCTGAGCGAATGGTTCGACCTGGCGTTCCACCGCCCGGAGCTGCTCGCGAAACTCGGCACGAGCGGCAGGCTGGGCGTGCTGTTGTCCGGCCCGGAAGGTGTCGGCAAGTCGACATTGGTCCGTGCGGTCGCGAAATCCGAGGACGTCCGCGTGGTTTCGCTGGCCGCGCCGAGCATCGCCGTGCTGGAGCCGAACGCCGCCGCCGGCCGCATCGGCGACGCGATCGGCCGCGCCACCGACGGCGAAGGCCCGGCGGTGCTGCTGATCACCGACATCGACGCGCTGCTGCCGTCCAACCAGCCGCCGCCGCTGGCGACCGTGGTGCTCGACGAGCTCCAGAAGGCGTTGGGCCGCAAAGACTTCGCGTTGGTCGCGACCACGGCGAAGGCCGAGTCGGTCGATCCGCGCCTGCGCGGCGCCGACCTGCTCGACCGTGAGCTGGGCCTGCCGCTGCCCGACGCCAAAGTCCGCACGGAGCTGCTGCGCATCCTGCTGCGTGACGTCCCGCTGGAGCCGGGCACCGACGTCGGCGTGCTCGCCGAGAAGACGCCGGGCTTCGTCGTCGCGGACCTCGTCGCGCTCCGCCGTGACGCCGCGTTGCGCGCGGCGCTGCGTCAGCGTGACGTCGACGAACCGCGCATCGCCCAGCAGGACCTGCTCGACGCGCTGGCCACCGTGCGCCCGATCTCGATGTCCACTTCGGACAATCTGGCCACCGGCGGCCTGACCCTCGACGACGTCGGCGACATGACCGAGGTCAAGCAGTCGCTGACCGAGGCCGTGCTCTGGCCGCTGCGGTACCCGGACTCGTTCGCCAGGCTCGGCGTCGACCCGCCCCGCGGCGTCCTCCTCTACGGCCCGCCCGGTGGCGGCAAGACCTACCTGGTCAGGGCGCTCGCCGGCACGGGCGCGCTGAACGTCTTCGCGGTCAAGGGCGCCGAGCTGATGGACAAGTGGGTCGGCGAATCGGAGCGCGCGGTCCGCGAGCTCTTCCGCCGCGCCGCCGAAGCGGCCCCGTCGCTGATCTTCCTGGACGAGATCGACGCGCTCGCGCCCCGCCGCGGCCAGTCCTCGGACTCGGGCGTCTCCGACCGCGTGGTCGCGGCACTGCTCACCGAGCTCGACGGCGTCGAGCCGATGCGCGAGGTCGTGGTGCTCGGCGCGACGAACCGCCCCGAGCTGGTCGACCCGGCGCTGCTGCGCCCCGGCAGGCTGGAGCGCCTCGTCTACGTCCCGCCGCCGGACGCCGAGGCCCGCGCGGCCATCCTGCGCGCGAGCTCCAAGAACACACCCTTGGCGTCCGATGTGGACCTGGAC
- a CDS encoding phosphatidylserine decarboxylase — translation MSSGNPLTHAVQLARETIPPMHPAGRPFVLGGLAGTLVLRRFSKRLGVVGALATAATAAFFREPKRVPPVRTDLAIASADGLVSLIEEATPPPELGLPAEPRLRVSVFLSVFDVHVQRIPATGVIEKVAYRPGKFLSADLDKASDDNERNSVLMRTSDGHELVVVQIAGLIARRIVCEIADGDKVDAGATYGLIRFGSRVDLYLPPGSKLLVRKGQRTIGGETPIAELPTLEG, via the coding sequence ATGAGCTCCGGCAATCCGCTCACCCACGCCGTCCAGCTGGCACGCGAGACCATCCCGCCGATGCACCCGGCGGGTCGCCCGTTCGTGCTCGGCGGCCTCGCGGGCACGCTGGTGCTGCGCAGGTTCTCCAAGCGCCTCGGCGTCGTCGGCGCGCTGGCCACGGCCGCGACCGCCGCGTTCTTCCGCGAGCCCAAGCGCGTGCCGCCGGTCAGGACCGACCTCGCGATCGCCTCGGCCGACGGCCTGGTGTCGCTGATCGAAGAGGCCACCCCGCCGCCCGAGCTGGGCCTGCCCGCCGAGCCGCGGCTGCGCGTGAGCGTCTTCCTGTCCGTCTTCGACGTCCACGTGCAGCGGATCCCCGCCACCGGCGTCATCGAGAAGGTGGCCTACCGGCCAGGCAAATTCCTGTCCGCCGACCTCGACAAGGCCAGCGACGACAACGAGCGCAACTCCGTGCTCATGCGCACCTCCGACGGCCACGAGCTCGTCGTCGTGCAGATCGCCGGGCTCATCGCGCGGCGCATCGTCTGCGAGATCGCCGACGGCGACAAGGTCGACGCGGGCGCCACCTACGGCCTCATCCGGTTCGGCTCGCGCGTCGACCTGTACCTGCCGCCGGGCAGCAAGCTGCTGGTCCGCAAGGGCCAGCGCACCATCGGCGGCGAAACCCCCATCGCTGAACTGCCCACTTTGGAGGGCTGA
- the pssA gene encoding CDP-diacylglycerol--serine O-phosphatidyltransferase, with protein sequence MVRVPSTPGIRLLPNAITVLALCAGLSAVQFALAGNYSMALASIGIAAVLDSLDGRIARLLDATSKMGAELDSLADAISFGVAPALVLYVWHAEGVRIGWVASLVFAVCIVLRLARFNTLLEVEQPPYASEFFVGVPAPAGGLLALMPVILWLEFGEGFWSVQWVVWVWAVAVAALLISRIPTLSLKTIKAPPKAIAPLLVGVCFLGTMIFLFPLIALAVAMALYLAHIPYAVYRHRWLAAHPEAWTVPASERRAIRRRSGQRRLGLRPPLRRRVAGAAMRSLRIPPRNGEHLARSNRPLNGGQRKRSWRQIGLRRK encoded by the coding sequence ATGGTCCGCGTGCCCAGCACGCCGGGTATCCGGCTGCTGCCGAACGCCATCACCGTGCTCGCGCTGTGCGCCGGACTTTCGGCCGTGCAGTTCGCGCTCGCCGGGAACTACTCGATGGCGCTCGCGTCGATCGGCATCGCCGCGGTGCTCGACAGCCTCGACGGCCGCATCGCGCGGCTGCTCGACGCCACGTCCAAGATGGGCGCCGAGCTGGACTCGCTGGCCGACGCGATCTCGTTCGGTGTCGCGCCAGCGCTCGTGCTGTACGTGTGGCACGCCGAAGGTGTCCGCATCGGCTGGGTCGCCTCGCTGGTGTTCGCGGTCTGCATCGTGCTGCGGCTCGCGCGGTTCAACACGCTCCTCGAGGTCGAACAGCCGCCGTACGCCTCGGAGTTCTTCGTCGGTGTCCCGGCGCCCGCGGGTGGTCTGCTCGCGCTGATGCCGGTGATCCTGTGGCTCGAGTTCGGCGAGGGCTTCTGGTCGGTGCAGTGGGTGGTCTGGGTCTGGGCGGTGGCCGTCGCGGCGCTGCTGATCAGCCGGATCCCGACGCTGTCGCTCAAGACCATCAAGGCGCCGCCGAAGGCCATCGCGCCGCTGCTGGTCGGCGTCTGCTTCCTGGGCACGATGATCTTCCTGTTCCCGCTGATCGCGCTGGCCGTCGCGATGGCGCTGTACCTGGCGCACATCCCGTACGCGGTCTACCGGCACCGCTGGCTGGCCGCGCACCCCGAAGCGTGGACTGTGCCCGCCAGCGAGCGCCGGGCGATCCGGCGGCGCAGTGGCCAGCGCCGTCTTGGCCTGCGCCCGCCGCTGCGGCGCCGGGTCGCGGGCGCGGCGATGCGCTCGCTGCGCATCCCGCCGCGCAACGGCGAGCATCTCGCGAGGTCGAACCGGCCACTCAACGGCGGCCAGCGCAAGCGCAGCTGGCGTCAGATCGGGCTGCGGCGCAAGTAG
- a CDS encoding oxygenase MpaB family protein — MTETTARVRHSRVEPVPFGPGWLLWDLAGDHRGNLVFLAPTLMQAMHPVIGDALARMPVALTDPFGRRERSVDSIHLWVYGGPEALVEARRLAELHKPVKGRDTDGRDVSALNPEVWAWVPLSSYTAFLTQCRVFGEPLDEAGKERLYEEIKNLARILGVRERHIPATTADYWAYYDTMVSTRLTNHPFVHQVLARGLRLPPPPFLPRALAPAWKAVWPTLGRFATWLTYGTFPPEIREILGLQWTERDERRFLRVGQLIRHTARLTPERLRYPRTVRLARDLARNPGPKREQALTKRIATLHDRNTKSL; from the coding sequence ATGACCGAGACCACGGCACGAGTGCGACATTCCCGCGTGGAACCAGTGCCGTTCGGGCCCGGCTGGCTGCTGTGGGACCTGGCCGGCGATCATCGGGGCAACCTGGTGTTCCTGGCGCCCACGCTGATGCAGGCCATGCATCCGGTCATCGGCGACGCGCTGGCCCGCATGCCCGTCGCGCTCACCGATCCGTTCGGTCGCCGCGAACGCTCGGTCGACTCCATCCACCTGTGGGTCTACGGCGGACCCGAGGCACTCGTCGAAGCACGGCGCCTGGCCGAGTTGCACAAGCCGGTCAAGGGCCGCGACACCGACGGCCGCGACGTCTCGGCGCTCAACCCCGAGGTGTGGGCCTGGGTCCCGCTCTCGTCGTACACGGCGTTCCTCACCCAATGCCGCGTCTTCGGCGAGCCACTCGACGAAGCGGGCAAAGAACGGCTGTACGAGGAGATCAAGAACCTCGCGCGCATCCTCGGCGTGCGAGAGCGGCACATCCCGGCCACGACGGCGGACTATTGGGCCTACTACGACACGATGGTCTCGACCCGGCTGACGAACCACCCGTTCGTCCACCAGGTGCTCGCGCGCGGACTCCGCCTTCCCCCGCCACCGTTCCTGCCACGCGCGCTGGCACCGGCGTGGAAAGCCGTGTGGCCGACGCTCGGACGGTTCGCGACCTGGCTGACCTACGGCACGTTCCCCCCGGAGATCCGCGAAATACTCGGCCTCCAATGGACCGAACGCGACGAGCGCCGCTTCCTGCGCGTCGGCCAGCTAATCCGCCACACAGCCCGGCTGACGCCGGAGCGACTCCGCTACCCGCGCACCGTGCGCCTCGCCCGAGACCTCGCCCGCAACCCCGGCCCGAAACGCGAGCAGGCCCTGACCAAGCGCATCGCCACCCTGCACGACCGCAACACCAAGTCCCTATAA
- a CDS encoding GlsB/YeaQ/YmgE family stress response membrane protein encodes MGFFSWVIFGALAGWVANLAVGGPDRRRSGCLVNIAVGIVGAALGGLIYRGITGQRETLGFDLPSFGVAVLGSVVLLLILRLISSAGQRNRRSRDRL; translated from the coding sequence ATGGGTTTCTTCTCGTGGGTGATCTTCGGAGCGCTGGCAGGCTGGGTCGCGAACCTCGCGGTCGGCGGCCCCGACCGGCGCCGCTCCGGCTGCCTGGTGAACATCGCGGTCGGCATCGTCGGCGCCGCGCTCGGCGGCCTGATCTATCGCGGGATCACCGGTCAGCGCGAGACCTTGGGCTTCGACCTGCCGAGCTTCGGCGTGGCCGTGCTGGGCTCGGTCGTGCTGCTGCTGATCCTGCGGCTGATCTCCAGCGCCGGGCAGCGCAACCGTCGCTCGCGTGACCGTTTGTAA
- a CDS encoding TetR/AcrR family transcriptional regulator, which yields MTARVYGGMDAAGRTAERRAKLCAAGLELLGTDGLQATTVRKVCERSGVAARYFYESFADLDAFILVVFDEIIAELIESGIQALEMAPKDMRAQLRAALGCAIGIVADDPRKGHVVLTVAMGSPVLARRRLETSELIAKLVAEQVRAHTGAAPGERQLTLVARFLVGGFAEALTAWLRDPAQSARDQLLDDCTELFLATTSALGKL from the coding sequence ATGACGGCACGGGTCTATGGCGGGATGGACGCCGCCGGGCGCACGGCGGAGCGGCGGGCGAAGCTGTGTGCGGCGGGGCTGGAGTTGCTCGGCACCGATGGGCTGCAGGCCACGACCGTGCGCAAGGTGTGCGAACGGTCCGGGGTGGCCGCGCGCTACTTCTACGAGAGCTTCGCCGACCTGGACGCGTTCATCCTCGTGGTGTTCGACGAGATCATCGCCGAGCTGATCGAGAGTGGCATCCAGGCGTTGGAAATGGCGCCGAAGGACATGCGCGCCCAGCTGCGTGCCGCGCTCGGCTGCGCCATCGGGATCGTCGCCGACGATCCGCGCAAGGGCCATGTCGTGCTGACCGTCGCGATGGGCAGCCCGGTGTTGGCTCGGCGCAGGCTCGAAACGTCCGAGCTGATCGCCAAGCTGGTCGCCGAGCAGGTCCGCGCGCACACCGGCGCCGCGCCGGGCGAGCGGCAGCTGACGCTGGTCGCCAGGTTCCTCGTCGGCGGGTTCGCCGAGGCGCTCACGGCCTGGCTGCGCGACCCGGCGCAGTCAGCCCGCGATCAGCTGCTGGACGACTGCACCGAGCTGTTCCTCGCCACCACTTCGGCGCTCGGGAAGCTGTGA